The genome window TCTGGTCGATCGGGCTCATCGGCAGCTTCTACCTGATGACCATCGCGCTCGGATTCGGGGCGGCCGCCCTGGTCGGCTCGGCCGAGGTACGGGCGTCGAATCCCGCGGGGAACACGGCGGTTCCGCTGCTGGCCCTGGTGCTCGGCGGCGGTGAGGGGTCCACCGGCGGAACGATCCTGTTCGCCGTGGTGGCCGCAGTCGCCTTCGCGACCATTCTCGCCGTCGTCGCGGGTATCACGCTCGCCTCGTCCGCCTCCGTGGCCCACGACCTCTACGCCTCGCTCAGGCGTCCCGGCTCCAAGCAGTACAGCGAGGTCGCCGTGGCCAGGGTGGCCGCGGCAGCGATCGGGGTGGCCGCCATCGGACTCGGCCTGGTCGCCCAGGACCTGAACGTGGCGTTCCTGGTGGGGCTCGCCTTCGCCGTCGCCGCCTCGGCCAACCTTCCGGTGCTCCTGTACTCCCTGTTCTGGCGGAACTTCACCACCCGGGGAGCGGTCTGGTCCGTCTACGGCGGGCTGATTCCCGCAGTGCTGCTCGTGCTGCTCTCCCGGGTCGTTTCCGGCAGCCCCGCCTCGCTCTTCCCGGGCGTCGACTTCCAGCTCTTCCCGCTGGAGAACCCCGGGCTGGTCTCCATCCCCCTGGGCTTCCTGGCCGGCTGGGTCGGAACGGTCACCTCCACCGACCCGCCGGACGAGGCCAAGCACGCGGAGACCGAGGTTCGCGCACTGACCGGTGCGGGTGCGGTGTAGTCCGGTGCCCCCGCACCGTACGGACGGGACCGGTCAGGCCTGCCCGCCGGTGGACCAGGTGTAGCGGTGCTCCGGGCGGCCCGTCTCGCCGTACCGCAGCGTCAGCCGCACCCTGCCGGTCCTTTCCAGCAGCTTCAGATAGCGCTGGGCGGTCTGCCTGCTCATGCCGGCGCTCTCCGCGATCTCCTGCGCGGAGAGCGGCCCGTCCGCGCTCCGGAGCGCCTGCCTGACCAGTTCCGCCGTGGTCGGCGAGTGCCCCTTGGGCAGATCGGGCTCGCCCGCTGCCCACAGGGCGCCGAAGAGCCGGTCCACCTCGCCCTGCTCGGCCTCGCCGCCGCGTTCCAGCGTGTGGCGCAGCGCCGCGTACGCCTCCAGCTTGGTACGCAGCCCCGAGTACGCGAACGGCTTCACCAGGTACTGCAGGGCACCGTGCCGCATGGCCTCCTGCACGGTGGCGACGTCGCGCGCCGCCGTCACCATGATCACGTCGGTGTGGTGGCCGAGCCTGCGCAGCTCCCGCACCATGGCCAGACCGTTGCGGTCGGGCATGTAGTGGTCCAGCAGTACCAGGTCCACGCGTCGGCTCTCGATCGTGGCGAGGGCTTCGGCAGCGGAGTGCGCCTGGCCGGTCACCCGGAAACCCGGCACCCTGGAGACGTAGGCCGCGTTGACCTTCGCGACCCGGATGTCGTCGTCCACCACCAGGACCTCGATCACTGAGTTTCTCCCGCGATGCCGGTGTTCGATTCGGTCATTTCCGGTCCAGCCACTTCGGACCCAGTCACTCCGGATCCAGTCACTTCCGGGTCCGTCAGGCCCGGGCCCGCAAGGGCCTCCGGCAGTACGACGGTGAACTCGGCGCCGCCGTCCACGGCCCCGTCGACGGTGACGCCGCCACCCTGCCGTTCCGCCAGCCGCCGCACCAGGGCGAGGCCCAGGCCGCGCTTGCCGTGCGCCGGGACCTCCTTCGTCGACCAGCCCTCCGTGAAGATCGATTCGCGCTGCCCGAGCGGAACTCCGGGGCCGCTGTCACGGACCCGCAGCACCACCGTACGGCCCTCGGCGCGCAGGCCCACCTCGACCAGGGCGCCGTCCGCTCCGGCAGTCGCGTCCAGTGCGTTGTCCACGAGGTTGCCGACGACCGTGACCAGCCCGCGAGGGTCCACCAGCCGGTCCGGTAGCAGCGTCCCCGGGGCCATGCGCAGCGCGACACCGCGCTCCGCCGCCACGGTCGCCTTGCCGACCAGGAGCGCGGCCAGCAGCGGATCCTGCACCTTCTCGGTGACCTGCTCGGCGGTCGCCCGGTGGACGCCCACGATCTCGGTGACGTACTCCATGGCGTCCTCGTGCATGTCCAGTTCCAGCAGCCCCAGGAGCGTGTGCATCCGGTTGGCGTGCTCGTGGTCCTGGGCCCGCAACGCGTCGATCAGGCCGCGCGTCGAGTCGAGTTCGCGGCCGAGGTGTTCGAGTTCGGTGCGGTCGCGGAGGGTGGCGACGGCGCCGCCGTCGTCGGTCGGCATCCGGTTGGCGAGCAGGACCCGGGCGCCCTGCACCGTCAGCAGATCGTCGCCGAGCACCCGGCCCGTCAGCACATCGGCCGTCCGCCCCGCGCCGAGCACGGTGTCCAGCGGGCGGCCCGCTGCGTCGGGGCCGAGACCGAGGAGCCGCTGCGCCTCGTCGTTCAGCAGCCGTATCCTGCCCGTCCGGTCGAGTGCGACGACCCCCTCCCTGATGCCGTGCAGCATCGCCTCGCGCTCCGTCAGCAGCGCGGAGATGTCGGAGAACGCGAGGTCGTGGGTCTGCCGCTGGAGGCGCCGGGAGATCAGGTAGGCGGCCAGCGCCCCGACGGCGAGCGCACCGCCCGCGTACGCGAACAGCCCGGGGATCGCGGCGAGGAGCCGGGCGCGGACACTGTCGTACGCGATCCCGACGGAGACGGCGCCCACGATGTGCTGTGCCTCGTCGCGCAGCGGGACCTTCCCGCGGGCCGAGCGGCCGAGCGTCCCGCTGTCGATCTCCATGACGTTCCGGCCCGCGAGCGCGTCGCTCGGGTCGGTGGAGACGACCTTGCCGATCTCGTCGGCGTCGGTGTGCGACCAGCGCACCCCGCGCCGGTCCATGACGACGACGTACTCGGCGCCGGTGGCACGCCTGACCCGCTCGGCCGCGGACTGCACGGGTCCGGTGGGCGACGGGTCCGTGGCGAGCAGCTCCTCGGTGAGCCGCGGCTGGGCCGCAGTGCTCTGCGCGATGGCCAGGGCACGGCGCATCGCCTGGTCGTCGAGCTGGGCACTGAGCGGTGCCAGGAAGAGGCCGGTGGCGAGCACGGTGACGCCGGTCGCGATGGCCAGCTGCATCAGCAGGACCTGGGAGAAGACCCGCTGGGGCCAGCCGAGCCGGCGTGTTCTCCTGGCGGTGGGCGGTGGGGCGCTCATCGTATGAACGGTAAAGGGCATTCCGGTGCTTTCCGAAATCCCTCGCGCGGCCGGGCGCTTGAGCGGGCCAGGCCGGGCCCTGCCCGGACGGCAGCCGTGCATCGCACCGCACCGCAACCGTCTATCGCGGCGGGCCACCCGTGGCGGCAGGCAGCGGTTGAGGCGGACGGGGGCCGCCGTACTCGCCGCTGGGACGCATCCGCAGCGGCCGCTCCCCGTACTCCTCCAGGGCATGGGCGATCCAGCCGGCCGTGCGGGACACCGCGAACACCGTCTCGCCGGCCTCCGCCGACATGCCGCAGGAGACCGAGAGCACGGCGAGCGCCAGGTCGACATTGGCGTGCAGAGGAGCGTGCCGGGCCATCGTGGTGACCACGTCGTGTGCCGCGGCGAGCGCCCCGGCCGCCTCCGGCACTCGGTCGAGCAGGGCGAACAGCGCCCGCGCCCGCGGGTCCTCGGAGGTGTAGAGACGGTGGCCGAGTCCGGGCACCCTGCGTCCGGTGCGCAGATGGTCCGCGACCACCGGGGCCGCCGAACCTCGCTCCAGGACCTCGGTCAGCATCCGGTGCGCCAGGCCGCTCGCCGCCCCGTGCAGCGGGCCCTCCAGGACTCCGAGGCCCGCCGAGACCACCGCGTACGGATGGGCGTGGGCGGATGCGGCGACCCTGGCGGCCAGTGTCGACGCCGCGAGGTCGTGGTCGATCAGCAGGGCGAGTGCGGCGTCCAGCGCGGCGACCGACGGCTCATCGGCCGGCCGCGGGGTGAGCTTCGACCACAACTGCCGGGCCAGTCCGGGGCCGACCGGGTCCGAAGGTCCCTCGGTTCCCTCGGCCGCCGACGGTGTGTCCGTGGCCAGGGGCAGTGCACCGACCAGGGTCGGAACGAGGCTCCGCGCGGCGGCGAGCACCGCCTCGCGCGAGAGGTCGAAGCGGAGCGGATCGGCGGTCGCCGCGGCGACCACCGCCACGCGCAACCGGTCCGTCGAGCCGCTGTGCGCGGGCAGCGCGTCGACCGCCCGGCGCGCCGCGGCCAGCGCCTCGGCCGGTGCCGTGAAGTGGACGCCGGGCCGCAGCTCGCCGGTCCAGAGCCACTCGGCGACTTCCTCGTAGGCGTACCGCCGGGCCAGCTCGGTCGCGTCGACGCCACGGAAGTAGTAGCGGTCGCCCTCGATCAGCGTGATGCCGGTACGGAAGACCAGATCACCGGTGGCGGGGGAGGGGGCCTTGCGGCCCGTGCGCCGGACCAGCGCGTCGACCTCCGCGGCGTCGAACGTGCTGCCGCGTCCGCCCGGAGCGCGCCTGCTGCTCAGCTGGCCACGACTGACGTACGCGTACACCGTCTCGGGCTTCACCCCGAGACGCTCGGCCGCCTCCCGGGTGCTGAGCCGCCGCGGAGCCGTCGCCTCCGGGCCGTCGCCGGGCGTTGCTTGATCCTTCATGTCGCCAACCGTATCCATATTGATTCAATCAATGTTGACAGGATTGAATCAATCATAGATGGTCGAAATCAATATCAATGAGACCCGCCGGGACGCTCACGGAGGAAGAGATGCCGACCATGACCAGCGGAACCCCGCTCGATGTACCCCGAGGCCTCGCAGGCGTCGTCGTCACGGACACGGCCCTCGGGGACGTCCGAGGACGCGAGGGCTTCTACCACTACCGGCAGTACTCGGCGATCGAACTGGCACGGACCCGCAGCTTCGAGGACGTCTGGTACCTGATGTTCGAGGGCGCGCTGCCCGACGCCGCGGCCCGTGCCGAATTCGCCGCCCGTACCGCCTCCCTGCGCCGGCTGCCCGCCGAGGTGCGCGAGGCGCTGCCCGCCATAGCGCGGGCGGGAGCCGTCTCCGGGCCCCTGGCCGGTCTGCGCACCGCCCTCTCGCTCCTCGGCGCCTCCGCCGGCTTCCGGCCGGTGTACGACATCGACGCCGACCGGCGCCGCGCCGACGCACTGGCCGCCTGCGCCGCCGTCCCCACCGTGCTCACCGCCCTGCACCGGCTCGGTCAGGGGCTTGAACCGGTCGAGCCGCGCGACGACCTGCCCCATGCGGCCAACTACCTCTACATGCTCACCGGCTCCGTACCGGATGCCGCGCGGGTCAGGGCCGTGGAGCAGTACCTGATCTCCACCATCGACCACGGCTTCAACGCCTCGACGTTCACCGCACGCGTCGTCGCCTCCACGGGCGCCGACATGGCGGCCTGCCTGGTGGCGGCCGTCGGCGCGCTCTCCGGACCGCTGCACGGCGGAGCGCCCAGCCGGGCACTCGACACCCTGGACGCCATCGGCACCCCCGACCGCATCGACGGCTGGATCCGCGAACGAGTGCTCGCCGGCGAACGGATCATGGGCTTCGGACACCCCGTCTACCGCACCGAGGACCCCCGCTCACGGATGCTGCGGGGCATCGCCCAGGGTTTCGGCGGCCCGCTCGTCGACTTCGCCGTCGAGGTCGAGCGCCAGGTCGAGGCGATCCTCGCCGAGCTCAAGCCGGGCCGGGAGCTGCACACCAACGTGGAGTTCTACGCCGGGGTCGTCATGGAGCTGTGCGGGCTGCCGCGCGAGATGTTCACACCGACCTTCTGCGCGGCGAGGGTAGTCGGCTGGAGCGCCAATATCCTGGAGCAGGCGGAGGACTCGAAGATCATCCGCCCGGCGGCCCGTTACGTCGGGACGCCCCCGCCGCAGCCGGTCCCCATGCCCTGAGGTCCCCGAGAGAGGTCCCCGTTGAACCCGTCGTCCCCGCCCCGCAAGCAGCAGATCCCGGTCATCGTCCTTGCGGGGTTCCTGGGATCGGGCAAGACGACGCTGCTCAACCACCTCCTCCGCAACCGTGCGGGGAACCGGATCGGCGTGATCGTCAACGACTTCGGCGCCATCGAGATCGACGCCATGACGGTCTCGGGACAGGTCGGTTCCACGGTCTCGCTGGGCAACGGCTGCCTGTGCTGCGCGGTCGATGCGAGCGAACTCGACACCTTCCTGGAGACGCTGACCGGGCCCGCCGCCCGTCTCGACGTGATCGTCATCGAGGCCAGCGGACTGGCCGAGCCGCAGGAACTCGTGCGCATGCTGCTGGCCAGCGACAATCCGCACATCGTGTACGGGGGACTGGTGGAGGTCGTCGACGCCGCCGAGTTCGACGCCACCCGGGAGCGTCACCCGGAGATCGACCGCCACCTCGCCGTCGCCGACCTCGTCGTGCTGAACAAGACCGACCGGGTCCGGAGCGAGGAACAGACCCGCATCCGGGACGCCGTCGCCGCGGCAGGCGCACCCGCCGGCGGCGCGGCAGCCGTCATCTGTGCCACGTACGGACGTGTCGACCCCGAGCTGCTCTTCGACCCGGCACTGCGGCCGGACAGCGAGGAGAAGGTGCGTCAGCTCACCTTCGAGGATCTGCTCCTGGCGGAGCGGGACGGGGAAGAGGACGGCGCCGGGCACGCGCACCACCTCCACGCCGCCTACGACAGCGTGTCCTTCGCCGCGGATGTCCCCATGAACCCCCGCCGCCTGATGGAGTTCCTCGACTCCCGGCCGCAGGGCCTCTACCGGATCAAGGGGTTCGTCGACTTCGGCGTGGGCGACCGGGCGAACAAGTACGCCCTGCACGCGGCCGGCAGGTTCCTGCGGTTCGACCCGCAGCCCTGGAAGCGCGACGAACCGCGCCGGACCCAGCTGGTGCTGATCGGCTCGGGCATCGCCCCGGAGGCCCTGCACAAGGAGCTGGCCGACTGCCGGGAGAGCGCCGCGCCGGGCCCGGACGCGACGCAGGACGCCGCACATGAACGGAGCATGTGGGGCGTCCTGCGGTACGTACAGAGGCCCGGCGACGACGCGTAGCGCTGCGCCACGCGTCGTCCGGCCGGCCCGCTACACCGGGCCGGCGATCACCGCGACCGGCTTGGCCAGCGGCGTCCCCGAACCGTCGCGCCGGGGGTCGGGCTCGGGCAGCTCGCTCGGCGTGCCGTTCTGCTGCGCGGCGCGGGCAGGCGTCTCGCCCGCCCAGCCGAACACCAGGACGTCCTCCCCCTTGAGGAACCGCTGGCAACGCACACCACCGGTGGCCCGGCCCTTGCGCGGGTACTGGTCGAACGGGGTGAGCTTGCACGTCAGCACCGAGTCGTCCAGCGTGCCGTGCGAGCCCGCGACCGTGAACACCACCGCGTCCACCGCCGGATCCACCGCGGTGAACGAGATCACCTCGGCGTCCGCCGTGAGCTTGACCCCTGCCATGCCACCGGCGGGCCGGCCCTGCGGCCGCACCTGCGCCGCCGGGTAGCGCAGCAGCTGCGCGTCGGACGTGATGAAGACCAGATCCTCCTCGCCGGTCCGCAGCTCGGCGGCGCCGACGATCCGGTCACCGTCCTTGAGGGCGATGACCTCCAGCTCGTCCTTGTTGGCCGGGTAGTCCGGCACCACCCGCTTGACGATTCCCTGAAGCGTGCCGATCGCCAGGCCGGGGGAGGCCTCGTCGAGCGTGGTGAGGCAGATGACGGACTCGTCGTTCTCCAGGGTGAGGAACTCGGCGACCATCGCCCCGCCCGAAAGACTGGGCGCCGCGTGGGTGTCCGGCAGCTGGGGCAGATCGATCACCGAGAGCCGCAGCAGCCGGCCGGTCGACGTTACCACGCCCACGTCGCCACGGGCCGTCGCCGGCACGGCCGACACGATCACATCGTGCTTGGAACGCTTGGCGTCCTCGGCGAGAACGATCGGCTCGTCGTTGGCGGTACGGGCCAGCAGACCGGTCGAGGACAGCAACACCCGGCACGGGTCGTCCGCGACCTCCAGCGGCACCGAGGCGACCTGCGAACCGGCCGACTCCAGCAGCACCGTACGCCGGTCGGTGCCGAACTTCTTGGCGACCGCGGCCAGTTCGGTGGAGACGAGCCTGCGCAGCTCGGTGTCCGATTCGAGGATGGCGGTCAGCTCGTCGATCTCGCTGTTGAGCCGGTCCCGCTCGCTCTCCAGCTCGATCCGGTCAAACCGGGTCAGCCGACGCAGCGGGGTGTCGAGGATGTACTGGGTCTGGGTCTCGCTCAGCGAGAAGTGCTCGATGAGCCGCTCCTTCGCCTGCGCCGAATTGTCACTGGACCGGATGATCCGGATGACCTCGTCGATGTCGATCAGCGCGACGAGCAGGCCCTCGACCAGGTGCAGCCGGTCGCGGCGCTTGCCGCGGCGGAACTCGCTGCGCCGGCGCACCACGTCGAAGCGGTGGTCGAGATAGACCTCCAGGAGCTCCTTGAGCCCCAGCGTGAGCGGCTGTCCGTCGACCAGCGCCACATTGTTGATGCCGAAGGACTCCTCCATCGGCGTCAGTTTGTAGAGCTGCTCCAGAACGGCTTCCGGCACGAAGCCGTTCTTCACCTCGATGACCAGGCGCAGGCCGTGCTCGCGGTCGGTCAGGTCCTTCACGTCCGCGATGCCCTGGAGCTTCTTCGCCGAGACCAGATCCTTGATCTTGGCGATCACCTTCTCCGGGCCGACGGAGAAGGGCAGTTCTGTGACGACCAGGCCCTTGCGGCGGGCCGTCACATTCTCCACCGAGACGGTCGCACGGATCTTGAACGTGCCGCGCCCGCGGGCGTACGCGTCCTTGATGCCGCCCAGGCCCACGATCCGGCCACCGGTGGGCAGATCGGGACCCGGCACGAACCGCATCAGGGTCTCCAGGTCGGCGCCCGGATGCTTGATCAGATGGCGGGCGGCGGCGATGACCTCGCCCAGGTTGTGCGGCGGCATGTTGGTCGCCATGCCGACCGCGATCCCGGACGACCCGTTGACCAGGAGGTTCGGGTACGCGGCGGGGAGTACGGTCGGCTCCGTCTCCTGGCCGTCGTAATTCGACTGGAAAGCGACGGTGTCCTCGTCGATCGACTCCGTCATCAGTGACGTCGCGTCGGCCATCCGGCACTCGGTGTACCGCATGGCGGCCGGCGGGTCGTCGTTTCCGAGCGAGCCGAAGTTGCCGTGGCCGTCGACCAGGGGGAGCCGCATCGAGAACGGCTGCGCCAGACGGACCAGCGCGTCGTAGATCGACGCGTCCCCGTGCGGGTGCAACTTACCCATGACCTCGCCGACGACGCGGGCACACTTCACGAAGCCGCGATCGGGGCGCAGGCCCATCTCGTTCATCTGGTAGACGATGCGGCGGTGCACCGGCTTCATGCCGTCACGGGCGTCGGGCAGGGCCCGTGAGTAGATCACCGAGTACGCGTACTCGAGGAAGGAGCCCTGCATTTCGTCGACGACGTCGATGTCGAGGATCTTCTCCTCGAAGTCGTCCGGCGGCGGGGTCTTCGTGC of Streptomyces sp. NBC_01363 contains these proteins:
- a CDS encoding citrate synthase/methylcitrate synthase; amino-acid sequence: MTSGTPLDVPRGLAGVVVTDTALGDVRGREGFYHYRQYSAIELARTRSFEDVWYLMFEGALPDAAARAEFAARTASLRRLPAEVREALPAIARAGAVSGPLAGLRTALSLLGASAGFRPVYDIDADRRRADALAACAAVPTVLTALHRLGQGLEPVEPRDDLPHAANYLYMLTGSVPDAARVRAVEQYLISTIDHGFNASTFTARVVASTGADMAACLVAAVGALSGPLHGGAPSRALDTLDAIGTPDRIDGWIRERVLAGERIMGFGHPVYRTEDPRSRMLRGIAQGFGGPLVDFAVEVERQVEAILAELKPGRELHTNVEFYAGVVMELCGLPREMFTPTFCAARVVGWSANILEQAEDSKIIRPAARYVGTPPPQPVPMP
- a CDS encoding sensor histidine kinase; the protein is MSAPPPTARRTRRLGWPQRVFSQVLLMQLAIATGVTVLATGLFLAPLSAQLDDQAMRRALAIAQSTAAQPRLTEELLATDPSPTGPVQSAAERVRRATGAEYVVVMDRRGVRWSHTDADEIGKVVSTDPSDALAGRNVMEIDSGTLGRSARGKVPLRDEAQHIVGAVSVGIAYDSVRARLLAAIPGLFAYAGGALAVGALAAYLISRRLQRQTHDLAFSDISALLTEREAMLHGIREGVVALDRTGRIRLLNDEAQRLLGLGPDAAGRPLDTVLGAGRTADVLTGRVLGDDLLTVQGARVLLANRMPTDDGGAVATLRDRTELEHLGRELDSTRGLIDALRAQDHEHANRMHTLLGLLELDMHEDAMEYVTEIVGVHRATAEQVTEKVQDPLLAALLVGKATVAAERGVALRMAPGTLLPDRLVDPRGLVTVVGNLVDNALDATAGADGALVEVGLRAEGRTVVLRVRDSGPGVPLGQRESIFTEGWSTKEVPAHGKRGLGLALVRRLAERQGGGVTVDGAVDGGAEFTVVLPEALAGPGLTDPEVTGSGVTGSEVAGPEMTESNTGIAGETQ
- a CDS encoding GTP-binding protein translates to MNPSSPPRKQQIPVIVLAGFLGSGKTTLLNHLLRNRAGNRIGVIVNDFGAIEIDAMTVSGQVGSTVSLGNGCLCCAVDASELDTFLETLTGPAARLDVIVIEASGLAEPQELVRMLLASDNPHIVYGGLVEVVDAAEFDATRERHPEIDRHLAVADLVVLNKTDRVRSEEQTRIRDAVAAAGAPAGGAAAVICATYGRVDPELLFDPALRPDSEEKVRQLTFEDLLLAERDGEEDGAGHAHHLHAAYDSVSFAADVPMNPRRLMEFLDSRPQGLYRIKGFVDFGVGDRANKYALHAAGRFLRFDPQPWKRDEPRRTQLVLIGSGIAPEALHKELADCRESAAPGPDATQDAAHERSMWGVLRYVQRPGDDA
- a CDS encoding response regulator — its product is MIEVLVVDDDIRVAKVNAAYVSRVPGFRVTGQAHSAAEALATIESRRVDLVLLDHYMPDRNGLAMVRELRRLGHHTDVIMVTAARDVATVQEAMRHGALQYLVKPFAYSGLRTKLEAYAALRHTLERGGEAEQGEVDRLFGALWAAGEPDLPKGHSPTTAELVRQALRSADGPLSAQEIAESAGMSRQTAQRYLKLLERTGRVRLTLRYGETGRPEHRYTWSTGGQA
- a CDS encoding DNA topoisomerase (ATP-hydrolyzing) subunit A, with product MARRSTKTPPPDDFEEKILDIDVVDEMQGSFLEYAYSVIYSRALPDARDGMKPVHRRIVYQMNEMGLRPDRGFVKCARVVGEVMGKLHPHGDASIYDALVRLAQPFSMRLPLVDGHGNFGSLGNDDPPAAMRYTECRMADATSLMTESIDEDTVAFQSNYDGQETEPTVLPAAYPNLLVNGSSGIAVGMATNMPPHNLGEVIAAARHLIKHPGADLETLMRFVPGPDLPTGGRIVGLGGIKDAYARGRGTFKIRATVSVENVTARRKGLVVTELPFSVGPEKVIAKIKDLVSAKKLQGIADVKDLTDREHGLRLVIEVKNGFVPEAVLEQLYKLTPMEESFGINNVALVDGQPLTLGLKELLEVYLDHRFDVVRRRSEFRRGKRRDRLHLVEGLLVALIDIDEVIRIIRSSDNSAQAKERLIEHFSLSETQTQYILDTPLRRLTRFDRIELESERDRLNSEIDELTAILESDTELRRLVSTELAAVAKKFGTDRRTVLLESAGSQVASVPLEVADDPCRVLLSSTGLLARTANDEPIVLAEDAKRSKHDVIVSAVPATARGDVGVVTSTGRLLRLSVIDLPQLPDTHAAPSLSGGAMVAEFLTLENDESVICLTTLDEASPGLAIGTLQGIVKRVVPDYPANKDELEVIALKDGDRIVGAAELRTGEEDLVFITSDAQLLRYPAAQVRPQGRPAGGMAGVKLTADAEVISFTAVDPAVDAVVFTVAGSHGTLDDSVLTCKLTPFDQYPRKGRATGGVRCQRFLKGEDVLVFGWAGETPARAAQQNGTPSELPEPDPRRDGSGTPLAKPVAVIAGPV
- a CDS encoding citrate synthase produces the protein MKDQATPGDGPEATAPRRLSTREAAERLGVKPETVYAYVSRGQLSSRRAPGGRGSTFDAAEVDALVRRTGRKAPSPATGDLVFRTGITLIEGDRYYFRGVDATELARRYAYEEVAEWLWTGELRPGVHFTAPAEALAAARRAVDALPAHSGSTDRLRVAVVAAATADPLRFDLSREAVLAAARSLVPTLVGALPLATDTPSAAEGTEGPSDPVGPGLARQLWSKLTPRPADEPSVAALDAALALLIDHDLAASTLAARVAASAHAHPYAVVSAGLGVLEGPLHGAASGLAHRMLTEVLERGSAAPVVADHLRTGRRVPGLGHRLYTSEDPRARALFALLDRVPEAAGALAAAHDVVTTMARHAPLHANVDLALAVLSVSCGMSAEAGETVFAVSRTAGWIAHALEEYGERPLRMRPSGEYGGPRPPQPLPAATGGPPR